The following coding sequences lie in one Microtus ochrogaster isolate Prairie Vole_2 chromosome 6, MicOch1.0, whole genome shotgun sequence genomic window:
- the Lrit2 gene encoding leucine-rich repeat, immunoglobulin-like domain and transmembrane domain-containing protein 2 — translation MAFVFYCFLQVLVSWDMHAAQPLCLPGCTCSEESFGRSLQCTGMPLGKIPGNFPDEFKQVRIENSPLFELPRGAFTNMSTLKYLWLNFNSVAVIHLGALEDLPELRELRLEGNKLRSVPWTAFRATPCLQVLDLKHNRIDTLPELALKFLANLTYLDISSNRLTVVSKGVFLNWPAYQKGQQHDCGADIVCSTVLALHNNPWVCDCRLRGFVQFIKSIGPPLILVSSYLICQSPVSKAGQLLHETELSVCKKPNISTPSVNVTIQAGKNGTLQCLAQASPSPTITWKYPLSTWREFDVSASSIAEDTILSQVVIPAAHVIDHGDYTCMASNSIGRSSLVISVHIQPVQAKPALHSLSISSEGSIYVDLRVVKQTVHGILLEWLTVPSLPEEPWFTLYIASDEAPRKTVIHIGPGINTYTVDDLLPATEYKACLSLRSQPPGQGQCVVFVTGKDSGGLEDRERLLHVTVVLCVVLLAVPVGAYVWAAQGPYNCCEWCLGCCSLHKKAFRGPQATPQCKDSSFKDLPAVCEDGDGHRVMEGIEELEKGGNS, via the exons atggcttttgttttttactgtttcttGCAAGTTCTGGTCTCTTGGGATATGCATGCAGCTCAGCCTCTCTGTCTGCCAGGGTGCACCTGCTCAGAGGAGAGTTTTGGCAG gaGTCTACAGTGCACGGGAATGCCTTTGGGAAAGATTCCAGGCAACTTTCCTGACGAATTCAAGCAAGTGAGAATTGAAAACTCCCCCTTATTTGAACTTCCCCGGGGGGCTTTCACCAACATGAGTACCTTGAAATACCTTTGGCTGAACTTTAACAGTGTCGCTGTGATCCACCTAGGCGCCCTGGAGGACCTGCCAGAGCTGAGAGAGCTGAGATTGGAGGGGAACAAACTCCGTTCAGTACCATGGACAGCGTTCCGTGCCACCCCTTGTCTACAGGTCTTGGATCTCAAACACAACAGGATTGACACACTCCCGGAACTGGCTCTCAAGTTCCTAGCCAACCTGACATACCTTGACATATCCTCCAACAGGCTGACAGTTGTATCCAAGGGTGTCTTCTTGAACTGGCCAGCCTATCAGAAAGGCCAGCAGCATGATTGTGGAGCTGATATTGTCTGCAGCACGGTGTTGGCACTACATAATAATCCTTGGGTATGTGACTGCCGGTTAAGGGGCTTTGTTCAATTTATCAAATCCATTGGTCCCCCACTCATACTGGTGAGTTCTTACCTGATATGCCAGAGCCCTGTCTCTAAGGCAGGGCAGCTTTTACATGAGACTGAGCTCAGTGTTTGTAAGAAGCCGAATATCTCAACTCCTAGTGTGAATGTCACTATTCAGGCAGGAAAGAATGGGACCCTGCAATGCTTGGCACAAGCCAGTCCCTCACCAACCATAACATGGAAGTATCCTTTGAGCACATGGAGAGAATTCGATG TGTCGGCCTCatccattgctgaagacaccattcTATCCCAGGTTGTCATTCCAGCGGCCCACGTGATAGACCATGGTGATTATACTTGTATGGCTTCCAACTCCATTGGCAGAAGCTCCCTTGTCATCTCAGTCCACATCCAGCCAGTCCAGGCCAAACCTGCCTTGCATTCTCTATCCATCTCCTCAGAGGGCAGTATCTACGTTGACCTACGAGTGGTCAAGCAGACAGTGCATGGCATCTTGCTGGAGTGGCTCACAGTGCCCAGCCTCCCGGAGGAGCCGTGGTTCACTCTCTACATTGCATCTGATGAGGCTCCCAGGAAGACAGTGATCCACATCGGCCCTGGGATCAACACCTACACCGTGGATGACCTTCTCCCTGCTACCGAATATAAAGCATGCCTCAGCCTGAGGAGTCAGCCTCCAGGCCAGGGCCAGTGTGTGGTCTTTGTGACAGGCAAAGACAGTGGTGGGCTGGAGGATCGTGAGCGCCTCTTGCACGTCACTGTGGTCTTGTGCGTTGTGCTTCTGGCAGTGCCTGTGGGTGCTTATGTGTGGGCAGCCCAGGGGCCGTACAACTGCTGTGAGTGGTGTTTAGGCTGCTGCTCTCTGCACAAGAAAGCCTTCAGGGGTCCGCAAGCCACACCACAGTGCAAGGATAGCTCTTTCAAAGATCTTCCAGCTGTCTGTGAGGATGGAGACGGTCACAGAGTCATGGAGGGGATTGAGGAGCTAGAAAAGGGGGGTAATAGCTAA